The following is a genomic window from uncultured Flavobacterium sp..
CGGATATTTATAATACAGGATTATATCTTGCAGGAGGGGGAGCAATGCTGCGCGGACTTGATAAAAGAATATCACAGAAGACGGATTTACCGGTCTATATTGCTGAAGATCCTTTAAGAGCTGTAGTAATAGGTACTGGTGTTGTTTTAAAAGATATACCTAAGTATAAAATGTTGCTGATAAAATAAATAAAATGGATCAAAAGCATGGTGTTCTCTGGGTTGTGCATGCTAACAAATAATATGTTCTTAAGATTCATAAAAACTTAGGTTTACTTATTTTAAAAAATACTTAACATTTTTTGACTGTAAAATGCTTATCTTTAGGTAAATACGATATTAATTGTGTTTTTTTAATCAGCTGATAATTAAACAATTACTATTATGAAAGCAACGGCTAAAATTTTTATTCTGCTCCTTGCTGTTAATTTAGTTATCTTGATGGCACCTCAAAAAGCAACTGCACAAGTATCTATTAGCTTCCAGGTTTTTTATGATGATTTAAGTCCATACGGTGATTGGGTTGACACTCCAAATTATGGATATGCTTGGGTTCCAGATATGCCCTCTTCTTTTATTCCTTATAGAACTAATGGGCATTGGGTATTTACCAATGTAGGCTGGACTTGGGTTTCTAATTATTCATGGGGATGGGCACCTTTTCATTATGGACGCTGGTATTATGATTCTTATTATGGATGGATATGGGTTCCGGGTTATGAATGGGGTCCAGGATGGGTGATCTGGAGAAGATCTGAAGGTTTTTACGGATGGGCACCTTTAGGACCAGGGATTAGCATTGATATTGCCTATAGCCGTGGTTATAGTTTGCCCTACAATTATTGGACATGTGTAAGAGACAGGGATTTTGGAAGAAGGGACATTAATAATTATTATGTTTCTTCCTCTAATAATGGTAGAATCATTAACAATTCAACAGTAATAAATAATATTACGAGGGATAATTTAACTCAGGTAAGATACAATGCAGGACCTGATAGATCAGAAGTACAAGGCCGAACAGGCCGAACAATCCCTGCAATGACTCTAAGGGAAAAAAACAGACCTGGTCAGAATCTGAACAACAGAGAACTCCAGATATATAGACCGCAAGTAGAAAAAAACAGGGCTACCGGACGAGAACCAGCTCCGTCTAAAGTGACGCGATTGAAAGATGTGAAATCAGATGCGCAAAGAAATGTTAGAACTCAGGCGGAGAGAGAAAAACAACCAACAAGACAACAACAGCCTCAGGAGCAACGACAACGAAATGATCAGCAAGCAAGACAGCAACAGGCTCAGGAGCAACAACAACGTAATGATCAGCAAGCAAGACAGCAACAGGCTCAGGAGCAACGACAACGTAACGATCAGCAAGCAAGACAACAACAGCCTCAGGAGCAACGACAACGTAACGATCAGCAAGCAAGACAGCAACAGGCTCAGGAGCAACAACAACGTAATGATCAGCAAGCAAGACAGCAACAGGCTCAGGAGCAACGACAACGTAACGATCAGCAAGCAAGACAACAACAGGCTCAGGAGCAACGACAACGAAATGATCAACCAGCGAGACAACCGCAGCCTCAAGAACAACCACAACGAGGTGGTTCACGAGAGAAATAAAAACAGAAATCTCCAGTAGAAACTCCAACGCAAATGTGCCACGATTTTGCACAAAACTTTTGAGTGTTTTTATAAATATTGAAAAGTGACGTAAAATAAAAAAACCTGTAAATCCTAAGAT
Proteins encoded in this region:
- a CDS encoding DUF6600 domain-containing protein gives rise to the protein MKATAKIFILLLAVNLVILMAPQKATAQVSISFQVFYDDLSPYGDWVDTPNYGYAWVPDMPSSFIPYRTNGHWVFTNVGWTWVSNYSWGWAPFHYGRWYYDSYYGWIWVPGYEWGPGWVIWRRSEGFYGWAPLGPGISIDIAYSRGYSLPYNYWTCVRDRDFGRRDINNYYVSSSNNGRIINNSTVINNITRDNLTQVRYNAGPDRSEVQGRTGRTIPAMTLREKNRPGQNLNNRELQIYRPQVEKNRATGREPAPSKVTRLKDVKSDAQRNVRTQAEREKQPTRQQQPQEQRQRNDQQARQQQAQEQQQRNDQQARQQQAQEQRQRNDQQARQQQPQEQRQRNDQQARQQQAQEQQQRNDQQARQQQAQEQRQRNDQQARQQQAQEQRQRNDQPARQPQPQEQPQRGGSREK